From the genome of Nasonia vitripennis strain AsymCx chromosome 1, Nvit_psr_1.1, whole genome shotgun sequence, one region includes:
- the LOC100115448 gene encoding phosphatidate phosphatase LPIN1 isoform X1, with translation MYSMNYIGKFISNFRDFYNEINAATLTGAIDVVVIQQPDGSFTCSPFHVRFGKLGVLRSREKVVDIEINSEPRQIHMKLGDSGEAFFVEEVQGSDGFPIDAEIPPHLACSPIPNDDDCFPNNRRFNVLSDLPQEQHEKILRDSVMSIEREKWEQMSALPPDQRERFLIEHFSDLPLEQREKWLQIASLTSEERDKIFQEYYGTISTVQKQQMISEQYSALKTEDKERLFKENFPELPAEQRQKFEQALLTDWKKKDAPYSPKKANNREEGAEDEAEEEAEEEEDDNDDKEKTSRFLNDDEEIFDMENINQEDKPKALTATISNAKSFVAVTSTDRIRKISVVKNDFRPIVENSVSHQYDSKEKRNLAGDAETTNAHLPLSSSSSSSSTKRNSKDESATEESKCGSSNSKRKRKRKSIMKRKSAQRKISSSTNNNTSEPVVVSADSLETTVETAVMDVKKPTDTGSNSALSSDIKDIPVDKRLSKMSVSHASTDFHFFSDTEVTSKNKDSRPSSPVQSDTEFEVQKITQESKVGEEEKSHGQSWRWGELPSPPHDVNHDSRRISLGGTDVNCNNETAEARRSMLGGMFSFMKKTSRVRHNPESEGIYLSDLNADELDPEVAALYFPSSHRGAGGNLPKEKAGDEEDAESGNGPSLPQSPNSVEGAIGGPKSLDSDFDESSKNFEPSSLDVSFSLCGVMESGCDQELPTDDIFQRNALRYEDICSDPKIYDNPNLVVKINGKFYSWPTACAVIMTYAAFQRHLPRSAFSTLCDDRKRSNTDVKAIEEGRTVSASSGGYSSWFSWRRSSQPPKKSPNSSFSKNDESSIVRPLAEINDNNDEQVPDDKAVIFITSDDRNKDVLNDERISSELTNSIESLATSQSVVSFSDAIEDRSAEQSGIEILPKESVDREGYNAGNEDSDEERSGHTTCKGIDIPLINLNHLSATSGATAFPKRPHHEGTQNYRKTLRLSSEQIASLNLKEGVNEVVFSVTTAYQGTTRCKCFIYQWRWDDKIVISDIDGTITKSDVLGHILPIVGKDWAQSGVAQLFTKIKNNGYKLLYLSARAIGQARVTREYLKSIRQGDLSLPDGPLLLNPTSLISAFHREVIEKKPEEFKISCLSDIKALFPEGSQPFYAGYGNRINDVWAYRAVGIPTTRIFTINHRGELKHELTQTFQSSYSNMSYIVDHLFPALREDAADEFSNFSYWREPIQDLLKLEMHVVQN, from the exons ATGTACAGCATGAATTACATTGGCAAATTTATCAGCAATTTCCGTGACTTTTACAATGAAATCAATGCAGCAACTCTCACCGGAGCCATCGACGTTGTGGTTATACAACAACCTGATGGCTCGTTTACCTGCTCCCCATTTCACGTACGCTTTGGAAAGCTTGGTGTACTACGCTCCAGAGAAAAAGTG GTtgatattgaaataaattccGAGCCGAGGCAGATTCACATGAAACTAGGAGATTCTGGTGAAGCTTTTTTCGTTGAAGAAGTACAGGGTTCTGATGGATTTCCCATCGATGCTGAAATTCCTCCACATTTGGCATGTTCACCCATTCCCAATGATGATGACTGTTTTCCTAACAATAGAAG GTTCAACGTTCTGTCCGATCTACCTCAAGAGCAGCACGAAAAAATTCTAAGAGATTCGGTTATGTCGATCGAACGAGAAAAGTGGGAACAAATGTCAGCCTTGCCACCTGACCAAAGAGAACGTTTTTTGATTGAGCACTTTTCAGATCTTCCACTTGAGCAGCGAGAAAAGTGGCTGCAGATTGCCTCTCTTACATCTGAGGAAAGggataaaatttttcaagagTATTACGGTACTATTTCAACAGTACAAAAACAACAAATGATCAGCGAACAGTATTCAGCACTCAAGACCGAAGACAAAGAGAGACTTTTCAAAGAAAACTTTCCTGAATTGCCTGCTGAGCAGAGACAAAAATTTGAACAAGCCCTTCTCACTGATTGGAAGAAAAAGGATGCACCATATTCGCCAAAAAAGGCT AATAACCGCGAAGAAGGTGCCGAAGACGAAGCTGAAGAGGaagctgaagaagaagaagacgacaaTGATGATAAAGAAAAGACCTCACGTTTCCTTAATGACGACGAGGAAATTTTTGATATGGAAAACATTAATCAAGAAGATAAACCGAAAGCACTTACTGCTACAATCTCGAACGCTAAATCGTTCGTTGCTGTAACGTCGACCGATAGAATTCGCAAAATCAGTGTAGTTAAAAACGATTTCCGCCCTATTGTGGAAAATTCCGTTAGCCATCAATATGATTCCAAAGAAAAGCGCAACTTGGCTGGAGATGCTGAAACTACCAATGCTCATTTGCCTCTATCTTCCTCTTCGTCGTCCTCTTCAACGAAACGCAATTCCAAAGACGAATCAGCTACTGAGGAAAGTAAATGCGGCAGCAGTAACTCAAAAAGAAAACGTAAGCGAAAGAGCATAATGAAAAGAAAGAGTGCACAGAGAAAAATTAGCTCGTctactaataataatacatcaGAACCTGTGGTGGTAAGTGCTGATAGTCTGGAAACAACTGTGGAAACTGCTGTGATGGATGTTAAGAAACCAACTGACACC GGTTCTAATTCTGCACTCAGTAGCGATATAAAAGACATTCCTGTAGATAAACGTTTAAGTAAAATGAGCGTTAGCCATGCATCGACCGATTTCCATTTTTTTAGCGATACCGAAGTAACATCCAA AAATAAGGATTCAAGACCTAGTTCTCCTGTGCAATCTGATACGGAATTCGAGGTTCAAAAGATAACACAAGAAAGCAAGGTtggcgaagaagaaaaatcacaTGGGCAGAGTTGGAGATGGGGCGAGTTGCCCAGTCCTCCGCATGATGTTAACCATGATAGCCGTAGAATTTCGTTGGGTGGCACTGATGTTAATTGCAATAACGAAA CGGCTGAAGCACGTCGATCAATGCTTGGAGGAATGTTCTCATTTATGAAGAAAACATCGCGAGTTAGACACAATCCTGAATCAGAGGGTATTTACTTGAGTGACCTGAACGCAGATGAGCTGGATCCGGAAGTCGCGGCTTTGTATTTCCCTTCGTCTCATCGCGGTGCGGGAGGTAACTTGCCCAAAG aaaaagcTGGAGACGAGGAGGATGCTGAATCAGGTAATGGGCCTTCGCTGCCACAGAGTCCAAATAGTGTTGAGGGTGCGATCGGCGGACCAAAATCTCTAGACAGTGACTTTGACGAATCTTCCAAGAATTTTGAGCCTTCGAGTCTTGATGTGTCTTTTTCATTATGTGGCGTTATGGAATCAGGTTGTGATCAAGAGCTCCCCACCGACGACATCTTTCAACGCAATGCTTTGCGCTACGAAGACATTTGCTCTGACCCCAAAATTTACGACAATCCGAATCTCGTTGTCAAGATCAATGGTAAATTTTATAGTTGGCCGACAGCATGTGCTGTTATTATGACCTATGCTGCTTTCCAAAGGCACTTGCCCAGAAGTGCTTTTTCCACTCTTTGCGATGATCGAAAGAGATCAAACACTGACGTCAAAGCCATCGAAGAAGGAAGAACCGTTTCAGCTTCTAGTGGAGGATACAGTTCCTGGTTTTCCTGGAGACGATCCAGTCAACCGCCCAAAAAATCACCCAATTCAAGCTTTTCAAAAA ATGACGAGAGTTCAATTGTAAGACCATTAGCTGAAATCAATGACAACAATGATGAACAAGTTCCGGATGATAAAGCCGTTATCTTTATTACTAG CGATGATAGAAACAAGGACGTATTAAATGACGAACGCATCAGTTCTGAGTTGACAAATAGTATCGAGAGTTTAGCCACTAGCCAGTCGGTCGTCAGTTTCAGCGATGCAATTGAGGACAGGTCTGCTGAACAGTCTGGGATAGAAATATTGCCAAAAGAAAGCGTCGATCGCGAAGGCTACAACGCTGGCAACGAAGACTCGGATGAGGAGCGAAGCGGTCACACTACTTGTAAGGGTATCGATATACCCCTAATCAATTTAAACCATTTGTCGGCTACCTCCGGTGCTACGGCTTTTCCCAAAAGACCTCATCACGAAGGCACGCAGAACTATAGAAAAACATTAAGACTTTCTTCTGAGCAAATC GCTAGCTTAAACTTAAAAGAAGGAGTAAACGAAGTTGTCTTTAGTGTGACAACGGCCTACCAGGGTACCACACGTTGCAAGTGCTTTATCTATCAATGGCGCTGGGATGACAAGATTGTTATTTCCGACATCGACGGCACCATCACCAAATCCGATGTACTCGGTCACATACTGCCAATCGTTGGGAAAGATTGGGCTCAATCAGGTGTCGCTCAACTCtttactaaaataaaaaataatggatACAAGCTTCTTTACTTGTCCGCAAGAGCCATCGGCCAGGCGAGAGTTACACGCGAATACCTTAAAAGTATTAGACAAGGTGATTTGTCCTTACCCGACGGTCCACTTCTCTTGAACCCAACAAGCTTGATTTCGGCCTTCCATAGAGAGGTTATAGAGAAAAAGCCCGAAGagtttaaaatttcatgtCTCAGTGACATCAAAGCTCTATTCCCCGAGGGATCACAGCCGTTCTATGCTGGTTATGGAAATCGT
- the LOC100115448 gene encoding phosphatidate phosphatase LPIN1 isoform X3 encodes MYSMNYIGKFISNFRDFYNEINAATLTGAIDVVVIQQPDGSFTCSPFHVRFGKLGVLRSREKVVDIEINSEPRQIHMKLGDSGEAFFVEEVQGSDGFPIDAEIPPHLACSPIPNDDDCFPNNRRFNVLSDLPQEQHEKILRDSVMSIEREKWEQMSALPPDQRERFLIEHFSDLPLEQREKWLQIASLTSEERDKIFQEYYGTISTVQKQQMISEQYSALKTEDKERLFKENFPELPAEQRQKFEQALLTDWKKKDAPYSPKKANNREEGAEDEAEEEAEEEEDDNDDKEKTSRFLNDDEEIFDMENINQEDKPKALTATISNAKSFVAVTSTDRIRKISVVKNDFRPIVENSVSHQYDSKEKRNLAGDAETTNAHLPLSSSSSSSSTKRNSKDESATEESKCGSSNSKRKRKRKSIMKRKSAQRKISSSTNNNTSEPVVVSADSLETTVETAVMDVKKPTDTGSNSALSSDIKDIPVDKRLSKMSVSHASTDFHFFSDTEVTSKNKDSRPSSPVQSDTEFEVQKITQESKVGEEEKSHGQSWRWGELPSPPHDVNHDSRRISLGGTDVNCNNETAEARRSMLGGMFSFMKKTSRVRHNPESEGIYLSDLNADELDPEVAALYFPSSHRGAGGNLPKEKAGDEEDAESGNGPSLPQSPNSVEGAIGGPKSLDSDFDESSKNFEPSSLDVSFSLCGVMESGCDQELPTDDIFQRNALRYEDICSDPKIYDNPNLVVKINGKFYSWPTACAVIMTYAAFQRHLPRSAFSTLCDDRKRSNTDVKAIEEGRTVSASSGGYSSWFSWRRSSQPPKKSPNSSFSKNDESSIVRPLAEINDNNDEQVPDDKAVIFITSDDRNKDVLNDERISSELTNSIESLATSQSVVSFSDAIEDRSAEQSGIEILPKESVDREGYNAGNEDSDEERSGHTTCKGIDIPLINLNHLSATSGATAFPKRPHHEGTQNYRKTLRLSSEQIASLNLKEGVNEVVFSVTTAYQGTTRCKCFIYQWRWDDKIVISDIDGTITKSDVLGHILPIVGKDWAQSGVAQLFTKIKNNGYKLLYLSARAIGQARVTREYLKSIRQGDLSLPDGPLLLNPTSLISAFHREVIEKKPEEFKISCLSDIKALFPEGSQPFYAGYGNRINDVWAYRAVGIPTTRIFTINHRGELKHELTQTFQSSYYSQSNIVDDLFPPLPNRLLSPSTSLM; translated from the exons ATGTACAGCATGAATTACATTGGCAAATTTATCAGCAATTTCCGTGACTTTTACAATGAAATCAATGCAGCAACTCTCACCGGAGCCATCGACGTTGTGGTTATACAACAACCTGATGGCTCGTTTACCTGCTCCCCATTTCACGTACGCTTTGGAAAGCTTGGTGTACTACGCTCCAGAGAAAAAGTG GTtgatattgaaataaattccGAGCCGAGGCAGATTCACATGAAACTAGGAGATTCTGGTGAAGCTTTTTTCGTTGAAGAAGTACAGGGTTCTGATGGATTTCCCATCGATGCTGAAATTCCTCCACATTTGGCATGTTCACCCATTCCCAATGATGATGACTGTTTTCCTAACAATAGAAG GTTCAACGTTCTGTCCGATCTACCTCAAGAGCAGCACGAAAAAATTCTAAGAGATTCGGTTATGTCGATCGAACGAGAAAAGTGGGAACAAATGTCAGCCTTGCCACCTGACCAAAGAGAACGTTTTTTGATTGAGCACTTTTCAGATCTTCCACTTGAGCAGCGAGAAAAGTGGCTGCAGATTGCCTCTCTTACATCTGAGGAAAGggataaaatttttcaagagTATTACGGTACTATTTCAACAGTACAAAAACAACAAATGATCAGCGAACAGTATTCAGCACTCAAGACCGAAGACAAAGAGAGACTTTTCAAAGAAAACTTTCCTGAATTGCCTGCTGAGCAGAGACAAAAATTTGAACAAGCCCTTCTCACTGATTGGAAGAAAAAGGATGCACCATATTCGCCAAAAAAGGCT AATAACCGCGAAGAAGGTGCCGAAGACGAAGCTGAAGAGGaagctgaagaagaagaagacgacaaTGATGATAAAGAAAAGACCTCACGTTTCCTTAATGACGACGAGGAAATTTTTGATATGGAAAACATTAATCAAGAAGATAAACCGAAAGCACTTACTGCTACAATCTCGAACGCTAAATCGTTCGTTGCTGTAACGTCGACCGATAGAATTCGCAAAATCAGTGTAGTTAAAAACGATTTCCGCCCTATTGTGGAAAATTCCGTTAGCCATCAATATGATTCCAAAGAAAAGCGCAACTTGGCTGGAGATGCTGAAACTACCAATGCTCATTTGCCTCTATCTTCCTCTTCGTCGTCCTCTTCAACGAAACGCAATTCCAAAGACGAATCAGCTACTGAGGAAAGTAAATGCGGCAGCAGTAACTCAAAAAGAAAACGTAAGCGAAAGAGCATAATGAAAAGAAAGAGTGCACAGAGAAAAATTAGCTCGTctactaataataatacatcaGAACCTGTGGTGGTAAGTGCTGATAGTCTGGAAACAACTGTGGAAACTGCTGTGATGGATGTTAAGAAACCAACTGACACC GGTTCTAATTCTGCACTCAGTAGCGATATAAAAGACATTCCTGTAGATAAACGTTTAAGTAAAATGAGCGTTAGCCATGCATCGACCGATTTCCATTTTTTTAGCGATACCGAAGTAACATCCAA AAATAAGGATTCAAGACCTAGTTCTCCTGTGCAATCTGATACGGAATTCGAGGTTCAAAAGATAACACAAGAAAGCAAGGTtggcgaagaagaaaaatcacaTGGGCAGAGTTGGAGATGGGGCGAGTTGCCCAGTCCTCCGCATGATGTTAACCATGATAGCCGTAGAATTTCGTTGGGTGGCACTGATGTTAATTGCAATAACGAAA CGGCTGAAGCACGTCGATCAATGCTTGGAGGAATGTTCTCATTTATGAAGAAAACATCGCGAGTTAGACACAATCCTGAATCAGAGGGTATTTACTTGAGTGACCTGAACGCAGATGAGCTGGATCCGGAAGTCGCGGCTTTGTATTTCCCTTCGTCTCATCGCGGTGCGGGAGGTAACTTGCCCAAAG aaaaagcTGGAGACGAGGAGGATGCTGAATCAGGTAATGGGCCTTCGCTGCCACAGAGTCCAAATAGTGTTGAGGGTGCGATCGGCGGACCAAAATCTCTAGACAGTGACTTTGACGAATCTTCCAAGAATTTTGAGCCTTCGAGTCTTGATGTGTCTTTTTCATTATGTGGCGTTATGGAATCAGGTTGTGATCAAGAGCTCCCCACCGACGACATCTTTCAACGCAATGCTTTGCGCTACGAAGACATTTGCTCTGACCCCAAAATTTACGACAATCCGAATCTCGTTGTCAAGATCAATGGTAAATTTTATAGTTGGCCGACAGCATGTGCTGTTATTATGACCTATGCTGCTTTCCAAAGGCACTTGCCCAGAAGTGCTTTTTCCACTCTTTGCGATGATCGAAAGAGATCAAACACTGACGTCAAAGCCATCGAAGAAGGAAGAACCGTTTCAGCTTCTAGTGGAGGATACAGTTCCTGGTTTTCCTGGAGACGATCCAGTCAACCGCCCAAAAAATCACCCAATTCAAGCTTTTCAAAAA ATGACGAGAGTTCAATTGTAAGACCATTAGCTGAAATCAATGACAACAATGATGAACAAGTTCCGGATGATAAAGCCGTTATCTTTATTACTAG CGATGATAGAAACAAGGACGTATTAAATGACGAACGCATCAGTTCTGAGTTGACAAATAGTATCGAGAGTTTAGCCACTAGCCAGTCGGTCGTCAGTTTCAGCGATGCAATTGAGGACAGGTCTGCTGAACAGTCTGGGATAGAAATATTGCCAAAAGAAAGCGTCGATCGCGAAGGCTACAACGCTGGCAACGAAGACTCGGATGAGGAGCGAAGCGGTCACACTACTTGTAAGGGTATCGATATACCCCTAATCAATTTAAACCATTTGTCGGCTACCTCCGGTGCTACGGCTTTTCCCAAAAGACCTCATCACGAAGGCACGCAGAACTATAGAAAAACATTAAGACTTTCTTCTGAGCAAATC GCTAGCTTAAACTTAAAAGAAGGAGTAAACGAAGTTGTCTTTAGTGTGACAACGGCCTACCAGGGTACCACACGTTGCAAGTGCTTTATCTATCAATGGCGCTGGGATGACAAGATTGTTATTTCCGACATCGACGGCACCATCACCAAATCCGATGTACTCGGTCACATACTGCCAATCGTTGGGAAAGATTGGGCTCAATCAGGTGTCGCTCAACTCtttactaaaataaaaaataatggatACAAGCTTCTTTACTTGTCCGCAAGAGCCATCGGCCAGGCGAGAGTTACACGCGAATACCTTAAAAGTATTAGACAAGGTGATTTGTCCTTACCCGACGGTCCACTTCTCTTGAACCCAACAAGCTTGATTTCGGCCTTCCATAGAGAGGTTATAGAGAAAAAGCCCGAAGagtttaaaatttcatgtCTCAGTGACATCAAAGCTCTATTCCCCGAGGGATCACAGCCGTTCTATGCTGGTTATGGAAATCGT
- the LOC100115448 gene encoding phosphatidate phosphatase LPIN1 isoform X2, with amino-acid sequence MYSMNYIGKFISNFRDFYNEINAATLTGAIDVVVIQQPDGSFTCSPFHVRFGKLGVLRSREKVVDIEINSEPRQIHMKLGDSGEAFFVEEVQGSDGFPIDAEIPPHLACSPIPNDDDCFPNNRRFNVLSDLPQEQHEKILRDSVMSIEREKWEQMSALPPDQRERFLIEHFSDLPLEQREKWLQIASLTSEERDKIFQEYYGTISTVQKQQMISEQYSALKTEDKERLFKENFPELPAEQRQKFEQALLTDWKKKDAPYSPKKANNREEGAEDEAEEEAEEEEDDNDDKEKTSRFLNDDEEIFDMENINQEDKPKALTATISNAKSFVAVTSTDRIRKISVVKNDFRPIVENSVSHQYDSKEKRNLAGDAETTNAHLPLSSSSSSSSTKRNSKDESATEESKCGSSNSKRKRKRKSIMKRKSAQRKISSSTNNNTSEPVVVSADSLETTVETAVMDVKKPTDTGSNSALSSDIKDIPVDKRLSKMSVSHASTDFHFFSDTEVTSKNKDSRPSSPVQSDTEFEVQKITQESKVGEEEKSHGQSWRWGELPSPPHDVNHDSRRISLGGTDVNCNNETAEARRSMLGGMFSFMKKTSRVRHNPESEGIYLSDLNADELDPEVAALYFPSSHRGAGEKAGDEEDAESGNGPSLPQSPNSVEGAIGGPKSLDSDFDESSKNFEPSSLDVSFSLCGVMESGCDQELPTDDIFQRNALRYEDICSDPKIYDNPNLVVKINGKFYSWPTACAVIMTYAAFQRHLPRSAFSTLCDDRKRSNTDVKAIEEGRTVSASSGGYSSWFSWRRSSQPPKKSPNSSFSKNDESSIVRPLAEINDNNDEQVPDDKAVIFITSDDRNKDVLNDERISSELTNSIESLATSQSVVSFSDAIEDRSAEQSGIEILPKESVDREGYNAGNEDSDEERSGHTTCKGIDIPLINLNHLSATSGATAFPKRPHHEGTQNYRKTLRLSSEQIASLNLKEGVNEVVFSVTTAYQGTTRCKCFIYQWRWDDKIVISDIDGTITKSDVLGHILPIVGKDWAQSGVAQLFTKIKNNGYKLLYLSARAIGQARVTREYLKSIRQGDLSLPDGPLLLNPTSLISAFHREVIEKKPEEFKISCLSDIKALFPEGSQPFYAGYGNRINDVWAYRAVGIPTTRIFTINHRGELKHELTQTFQSSYSNMSYIVDHLFPALREDAADEFSNFSYWREPIQDLLKLEMHVVQN; translated from the exons ATGTACAGCATGAATTACATTGGCAAATTTATCAGCAATTTCCGTGACTTTTACAATGAAATCAATGCAGCAACTCTCACCGGAGCCATCGACGTTGTGGTTATACAACAACCTGATGGCTCGTTTACCTGCTCCCCATTTCACGTACGCTTTGGAAAGCTTGGTGTACTACGCTCCAGAGAAAAAGTG GTtgatattgaaataaattccGAGCCGAGGCAGATTCACATGAAACTAGGAGATTCTGGTGAAGCTTTTTTCGTTGAAGAAGTACAGGGTTCTGATGGATTTCCCATCGATGCTGAAATTCCTCCACATTTGGCATGTTCACCCATTCCCAATGATGATGACTGTTTTCCTAACAATAGAAG GTTCAACGTTCTGTCCGATCTACCTCAAGAGCAGCACGAAAAAATTCTAAGAGATTCGGTTATGTCGATCGAACGAGAAAAGTGGGAACAAATGTCAGCCTTGCCACCTGACCAAAGAGAACGTTTTTTGATTGAGCACTTTTCAGATCTTCCACTTGAGCAGCGAGAAAAGTGGCTGCAGATTGCCTCTCTTACATCTGAGGAAAGggataaaatttttcaagagTATTACGGTACTATTTCAACAGTACAAAAACAACAAATGATCAGCGAACAGTATTCAGCACTCAAGACCGAAGACAAAGAGAGACTTTTCAAAGAAAACTTTCCTGAATTGCCTGCTGAGCAGAGACAAAAATTTGAACAAGCCCTTCTCACTGATTGGAAGAAAAAGGATGCACCATATTCGCCAAAAAAGGCT AATAACCGCGAAGAAGGTGCCGAAGACGAAGCTGAAGAGGaagctgaagaagaagaagacgacaaTGATGATAAAGAAAAGACCTCACGTTTCCTTAATGACGACGAGGAAATTTTTGATATGGAAAACATTAATCAAGAAGATAAACCGAAAGCACTTACTGCTACAATCTCGAACGCTAAATCGTTCGTTGCTGTAACGTCGACCGATAGAATTCGCAAAATCAGTGTAGTTAAAAACGATTTCCGCCCTATTGTGGAAAATTCCGTTAGCCATCAATATGATTCCAAAGAAAAGCGCAACTTGGCTGGAGATGCTGAAACTACCAATGCTCATTTGCCTCTATCTTCCTCTTCGTCGTCCTCTTCAACGAAACGCAATTCCAAAGACGAATCAGCTACTGAGGAAAGTAAATGCGGCAGCAGTAACTCAAAAAGAAAACGTAAGCGAAAGAGCATAATGAAAAGAAAGAGTGCACAGAGAAAAATTAGCTCGTctactaataataatacatcaGAACCTGTGGTGGTAAGTGCTGATAGTCTGGAAACAACTGTGGAAACTGCTGTGATGGATGTTAAGAAACCAACTGACACC GGTTCTAATTCTGCACTCAGTAGCGATATAAAAGACATTCCTGTAGATAAACGTTTAAGTAAAATGAGCGTTAGCCATGCATCGACCGATTTCCATTTTTTTAGCGATACCGAAGTAACATCCAA AAATAAGGATTCAAGACCTAGTTCTCCTGTGCAATCTGATACGGAATTCGAGGTTCAAAAGATAACACAAGAAAGCAAGGTtggcgaagaagaaaaatcacaTGGGCAGAGTTGGAGATGGGGCGAGTTGCCCAGTCCTCCGCATGATGTTAACCATGATAGCCGTAGAATTTCGTTGGGTGGCACTGATGTTAATTGCAATAACGAAA CGGCTGAAGCACGTCGATCAATGCTTGGAGGAATGTTCTCATTTATGAAGAAAACATCGCGAGTTAGACACAATCCTGAATCAGAGGGTATTTACTTGAGTGACCTGAACGCAGATGAGCTGGATCCGGAAGTCGCGGCTTTGTATTTCCCTTCGTCTCATCGCGGTGCGGGAG aaaaagcTGGAGACGAGGAGGATGCTGAATCAGGTAATGGGCCTTCGCTGCCACAGAGTCCAAATAGTGTTGAGGGTGCGATCGGCGGACCAAAATCTCTAGACAGTGACTTTGACGAATCTTCCAAGAATTTTGAGCCTTCGAGTCTTGATGTGTCTTTTTCATTATGTGGCGTTATGGAATCAGGTTGTGATCAAGAGCTCCCCACCGACGACATCTTTCAACGCAATGCTTTGCGCTACGAAGACATTTGCTCTGACCCCAAAATTTACGACAATCCGAATCTCGTTGTCAAGATCAATGGTAAATTTTATAGTTGGCCGACAGCATGTGCTGTTATTATGACCTATGCTGCTTTCCAAAGGCACTTGCCCAGAAGTGCTTTTTCCACTCTTTGCGATGATCGAAAGAGATCAAACACTGACGTCAAAGCCATCGAAGAAGGAAGAACCGTTTCAGCTTCTAGTGGAGGATACAGTTCCTGGTTTTCCTGGAGACGATCCAGTCAACCGCCCAAAAAATCACCCAATTCAAGCTTTTCAAAAA ATGACGAGAGTTCAATTGTAAGACCATTAGCTGAAATCAATGACAACAATGATGAACAAGTTCCGGATGATAAAGCCGTTATCTTTATTACTAG CGATGATAGAAACAAGGACGTATTAAATGACGAACGCATCAGTTCTGAGTTGACAAATAGTATCGAGAGTTTAGCCACTAGCCAGTCGGTCGTCAGTTTCAGCGATGCAATTGAGGACAGGTCTGCTGAACAGTCTGGGATAGAAATATTGCCAAAAGAAAGCGTCGATCGCGAAGGCTACAACGCTGGCAACGAAGACTCGGATGAGGAGCGAAGCGGTCACACTACTTGTAAGGGTATCGATATACCCCTAATCAATTTAAACCATTTGTCGGCTACCTCCGGTGCTACGGCTTTTCCCAAAAGACCTCATCACGAAGGCACGCAGAACTATAGAAAAACATTAAGACTTTCTTCTGAGCAAATC GCTAGCTTAAACTTAAAAGAAGGAGTAAACGAAGTTGTCTTTAGTGTGACAACGGCCTACCAGGGTACCACACGTTGCAAGTGCTTTATCTATCAATGGCGCTGGGATGACAAGATTGTTATTTCCGACATCGACGGCACCATCACCAAATCCGATGTACTCGGTCACATACTGCCAATCGTTGGGAAAGATTGGGCTCAATCAGGTGTCGCTCAACTCtttactaaaataaaaaataatggatACAAGCTTCTTTACTTGTCCGCAAGAGCCATCGGCCAGGCGAGAGTTACACGCGAATACCTTAAAAGTATTAGACAAGGTGATTTGTCCTTACCCGACGGTCCACTTCTCTTGAACCCAACAAGCTTGATTTCGGCCTTCCATAGAGAGGTTATAGAGAAAAAGCCCGAAGagtttaaaatttcatgtCTCAGTGACATCAAAGCTCTATTCCCCGAGGGATCACAGCCGTTCTATGCTGGTTATGGAAATCGT